In Aliarcobacter faecis, a genomic segment contains:
- the hisA gene encoding 1-(5-phosphoribosyl)-5-[(5-phosphoribosylamino)methylideneamino]imidazole-4-carboxamide isomerase, producing MDILPAIDLKDGKAVRLSKGLMDSAKIYSDEPWQVALRFEELGSNWVHIVDLNGAFEGKPANLEQIRKIRENCNLKIELGGGIRDEETIKMYLELGVDRLILGSIAVKNPQFVKDMAKKYPIAVGIDAINGMVAVEGWAEVSSMKATTLAKEFANAGVQAIICTDISKDGMLCGVNVEFTEDIALASNIYTIASGGVKDINDIKACKKNGNIGGVIVGKAFYEGTLDLEEAFKIL from the coding sequence ATGGACATATTACCAGCAATTGATTTAAAAGATGGAAAAGCTGTAAGACTAAGTAAAGGGCTTATGGATAGTGCAAAAATCTACTCTGATGAACCTTGGCAAGTGGCACTTAGATTTGAAGAGTTAGGTAGTAATTGGGTACATATTGTTGATTTAAATGGAGCATTTGAAGGTAAACCAGCAAATTTAGAACAAATACGAAAGATTAGAGAAAATTGTAACTTAAAAATAGAGCTCGGTGGTGGAATTAGAGATGAAGAGACTATAAAAATGTATTTAGAGTTAGGAGTAGATAGACTAATTCTTGGTTCAATTGCAGTTAAAAACCCACAATTTGTAAAAGATATGGCAAAAAAATATCCAATAGCTGTTGGAATTGATGCAATTAATGGAATGGTTGCAGTTGAAGGATGGGCTGAAGTTTCATCTATGAAAGCAACAACTTTGGCAAAAGAGTTTGCAAATGCGGGAGTACAAGCAATAATTTGTACAGATATAAGTAAAGATGGTATGCTTTGTGGGGTAAATGTAGAATTTACAGAAGATATTGCACTTGCTAGCAATATTTACACAATAGCAAGTGGTGGAGTAAAAGATATAAATGATATAAAAGCTTGTAAGAAAAATGGAAATATTGGTGGTGTAATTGTCGGAAAAGCTTTTTATGAAGGAACTTTAGATTTAGAAGAAGCCTTTAAAATTTTATAA
- a CDS encoding MutS-related protein: MREEVSELLENRNELLTITYFKLQELFEKKYGKNTLVLMEIGTFFEVYEVNNDKEQIGKAKEIAELLNIQLTRKNKSILENSKENPIMAGVPAISFEKHLARIIAEQKYTIAIIRQKGIPPNVSRYLDVVVSPGTNFDFVVDQDDNFITSIVVDQIRGNYLIGYSAIDVTTAKCYYNEIFGTNEDKFFALDEVFNYMNMHRTSEVILTIADKSINQKEIIDYLELNLKSYHLRNFRPKITYQNELFKNVFNIESLLTPIEHLDMERAPLASESMAVLIDFVIAHDSAIIQKLSTPIKLDISRYIYLGNNALEQLNIIDTTHNPSLIKLINSTSTAMGKRLLKERLTNPIKDAKELLRRYNLSNELYDYHAPIENELANIYDIERLTRRIKLVRLHPFELNYLYDSLLSIKEIVKFMENYKFISPPCSSLEIDSFIKSISSTFDLSISGRFMLKDVDTNMITSGINLQIDELNKENEELYSKLEILKTHILSFIKSDDSSYVSVHRLDKEGFYLSLTKNRFNLIKEELLKSHLIIDDDLLLFKDFSIKTQTNSVKISCNLTDEISDKYVHNLRKIVEINKLVFKEKLLEYERNFTSLLSDLVMFIAEVDLTVSNIKTSKKYNYTCPNIVKTKDDENFLELIDLRHPIIEANEESGIYVPNDIILGELNFTSKEYSDNIIVKNSNPINIQNNKMHGILLFGINSSGKSSLMKAIGISVILAQAGFFVPCKSMRFSIFDSIFTRISGADNIAKGLSSFAVEMMDLKNIFNRATKKSLILGDEISHSTETLSGLSIVASAILKLAKLESLFVFATHLHQLPQIPEIEKLKNIICLHLAVMYVDEEDKLVFNRKLAFGSGSSIYGLEFAKSLHMDREFLNIANDIRKRLSDEYTKIERISQKNSSKYNSNLYTSTCIICGRTCDEVHHIKEKSKANKDGFIGHINANHKYNLIPLCKLHHKMVHDGKINVNGFVATSKGLELHYTMIEE; this comes from the coding sequence GTGAGAGAAGAAGTTTCTGAACTTTTAGAGAATCGAAATGAACTTTTAACAATTACATATTTTAAGCTTCAAGAGTTATTTGAAAAGAAGTATGGGAAAAATACTTTAGTTCTTATGGAAATTGGAACTTTTTTTGAAGTTTATGAAGTAAATAATGATAAAGAGCAGATTGGAAAAGCAAAGGAGATAGCAGAACTTCTAAATATACAACTAACAAGAAAAAATAAATCAATTTTAGAAAATTCTAAAGAAAATCCAATTATGGCTGGCGTTCCAGCTATCTCTTTTGAGAAACATTTAGCACGAATTATAGCAGAGCAAAAATATACAATTGCCATAATAAGACAAAAAGGTATTCCTCCAAATGTAAGTAGATATCTTGATGTTGTTGTAAGTCCAGGAACAAATTTTGATTTTGTAGTTGATCAAGATGATAATTTTATTACTTCAATAGTTGTTGATCAAATAAGAGGAAATTATTTAATAGGTTATAGTGCAATAGATGTAACAACTGCAAAGTGTTATTACAATGAAATCTTTGGTACAAATGAAGACAAATTTTTTGCTCTTGATGAAGTATTTAATTATATGAATATGCATAGAACTAGTGAAGTAATTCTTACAATTGCAGATAAGAGTATAAATCAAAAAGAGATTATTGATTATTTAGAATTGAATCTTAAAAGTTATCATTTAAGAAATTTTAGACCAAAAATTACATATCAAAATGAGCTTTTCAAAAATGTTTTTAATATAGAGTCTCTTCTTACTCCAATAGAGCATTTAGATATGGAAAGAGCACCACTTGCTAGTGAATCAATGGCAGTTTTAATAGATTTTGTAATAGCTCATGATAGTGCAATTATTCAAAAATTATCAACTCCAATAAAACTTGATATTAGTAGATATATTTATCTTGGAAATAATGCTTTAGAGCAATTAAATATAATAGATACAACTCATAATCCAAGTTTAATAAAACTTATAAATAGCACTTCTACTGCTATGGGAAAAAGACTTTTAAAAGAGAGACTTACAAATCCTATAAAAGATGCAAAAGAGCTTTTAAGAAGGTATAATCTTTCAAATGAGCTATATGATTATCATGCTCCAATAGAGAATGAATTAGCCAATATTTATGATATTGAGAGGCTTACAAGAAGAATAAAACTTGTAAGGCTTCACCCTTTTGAGTTAAACTATTTGTATGATTCACTTTTAAGTATAAAAGAGATTGTAAAGTTTATGGAAAATTATAAGTTTATCTCTCCTCCTTGTAGTAGCTTGGAAATTGATAGTTTTATAAAATCTATAAGTAGTACTTTTGATTTAAGCATAAGTGGAAGATTTATGCTAAAAGATGTTGATACAAATATGATAACAAGTGGAATAAATCTTCAAATAGATGAGTTAAATAAAGAGAACGAAGAGCTTTATAGTAAACTAGAGATTTTAAAAACACATATTTTAAGTTTTATAAAAAGTGATGATAGCTCTTATGTATCTGTGCATAGGCTTGATAAAGAAGGATTTTATTTAAGCCTTACAAAAAATAGATTTAATTTAATAAAAGAGGAGCTTTTAAAATCTCACCTAATAATAGATGATGATTTACTTTTATTTAAAGATTTTTCTATAAAAACTCAAACAAATAGTGTAAAAATATCTTGTAACTTAACAGATGAAATTTCAGATAAATATGTACATAATCTAAGAAAAATAGTTGAGATAAATAAATTAGTATTTAAAGAAAAACTTTTAGAGTATGAGAGAAATTTTACTTCACTTTTAAGTGATTTAGTTATGTTTATTGCTGAAGTTGATCTTACAGTTTCAAATATAAAAACTAGTAAAAAATATAACTATACTTGTCCTAATATAGTAAAAACAAAAGATGATGAAAACTTTTTAGAGTTAATTGATTTAAGACATCCAATAATTGAAGCAAATGAAGAGAGTGGAATATATGTACCAAATGATATTATTTTGGGTGAACTTAATTTTACTTCAAAAGAGTATAGTGATAATATAATAGTAAAAAATTCAAATCCTATAAATATTCAGAATAACAAAATGCATGGAATTTTACTTTTTGGGATAAACTCTTCTGGAAAATCATCTTTAATGAAAGCTATTGGAATTAGTGTGATTTTAGCTCAAGCTGGATTTTTTGTCCCTTGTAAAAGTATGAGATTTTCTATTTTCGACTCAATATTTACGAGAATTAGTGGAGCTGATAATATTGCAAAAGGATTATCTAGTTTTGCTGTTGAGATGATGGATTTGAAAAATATTTTTAATAGAGCAACAAAAAAATCACTTATTTTAGGAGATGAAATAAGTCATAGTACAGAGACTTTAAGTGGTTTAAGTATTGTTGCAAGTGCTATTTTAAAATTAGCTAAACTTGAATCACTTTTTGTTTTTGCTACACATTTACATCAATTGCCACAAATTCCTGAGATTGAAAAATTAAAAAATATAATTTGTCTTCATTTAGCTGTTATGTATGTAGATGAAGAGGATAAGCTAGTTTTTAATAGAAAATTGGCTTTTGGAAGTGGTTCATCTATATATGGTTTAGAGTTTGCAAAATCTTTACATATGGATAGAGAATTTCTAAATATTGCAAATGATATAAGAAAAAGATTAAGTGATGAATATACAAAAATTGAGAGAATTTCACAAAAAAATAGTTCAAAATATAATAGTAATTTATATACAAGCACTTGTATAATTTGTGGTAGGACTTGTGATGAGGTTCATCATATAAAAGAGAAATCTAAGGCAAATAAAGATGGATTTATAGGACATATAAATGCAAATCATAAATATAATCTCATACCACTTTGCAAACTTCACCATAAAATGGTTCATGATGGAAAAATAAATGTAAATGGTTTTGTTGCAACTTCTAAAGGTTTAGAGTTGCATTATACTATGATAGAAGAATAA
- a CDS encoding Wzz/FepE/Etk N-terminal domain-containing protein has translation MKENRVLVEDEIDLKELFLIIWKKKLFIILFTIFITILAGFYAYSKTPIYEVKSYIEIGYINKERIEDVDALEQKLKVIFGVENPRYEEDSFVKGVVSSIKQIKGVKNFLEITTEAFSNDAALSKNQDVLKFIQDSSQESIEQYKVILDNTILNKKREIDFINEINIKNIKAEIEILKEQELKNIDRQIEILKSQNIKNIEKEILNIKSQDLSNIDRKINILKSQNIENINKEINLLKSQEIPRIKNQINFLSNSKIKSLEDKISFYTKSLDKYIKELDILNKNIDKADSSTSMVASVQMLNYQNLITNAQNQIKDLELQIEVIQNETIPNLKYSLENITTIKIKDLENRKQNLLTVDIKDLLNEKDNILNIKIKDLEHKKANILNVDIKDLENQKLNVSNEKIRKLEDKINIELQTKISQMNEEIDTLSFKKTEQNLSNTKLIGEYIVNDFPIKPKKSLIIAVSFVTGFILSIFIVFFLNFIRKD, from the coding sequence ATGAAAGAAAATAGAGTTTTAGTTGAAGATGAGATAGATTTGAAAGAACTATTTTTAATAATTTGGAAGAAAAAATTATTTATTATACTTTTTACTATATTTATAACTATATTAGCTGGTTTTTATGCATATAGCAAAACCCCAATATATGAAGTAAAATCTTATATAGAAATAGGGTATATAAATAAAGAGAGAATAGAAGATGTTGATGCTTTAGAGCAAAAACTAAAAGTTATTTTTGGTGTTGAAAATCCAAGATATGAAGAAGATAGTTTTGTAAAAGGAGTAGTAAGTTCAATAAAACAGATAAAAGGTGTAAAAAATTTTTTAGAAATTACAACTGAGGCTTTTTCTAATGATGCAGCTTTGAGTAAAAATCAAGATGTTTTAAAATTTATTCAAGACTCTTCTCAAGAGAGTATAGAGCAGTATAAGGTTATTTTAGATAATACAATTTTAAATAAAAAAAGAGAAATAGATTTTATAAATGAGATAAATATTAAAAATATAAAAGCTGAAATAGAGATTTTAAAAGAGCAAGAACTTAAAAATATTGATAGACAGATAGAGATATTAAAAAGTCAAAATATAAAAAATATTGAGAAAGAGATTTTAAATATCAAATCTCAAGATTTATCAAATATTGATAGAAAGATTAATATTTTAAAGAGTCAAAATATTGAAAATATAAACAAAGAGATAAATTTATTAAAGAGTCAAGAGATACCAAGAATAAAGAATCAAATAAATTTTTTATCAAACTCAAAAATAAAATCTTTGGAAGATAAAATCTCTTTTTATACAAAAAGTTTAGATAAATATATAAAAGAGTTAGATATTTTGAATAAAAATATAGATAAGGCAGATAGCTCAACTTCTATGGTTGCTTCTGTTCAAATGTTAAATTATCAAAATCTAATTACAAATGCACAAAATCAAATTAAAGATTTAGAGTTACAAATTGAAGTTATTCAAAATGAAACTATTCCAAATTTAAAATATAGCTTAGAAAATATTACAACTATAAAAATAAAAGATTTGGAAAATAGAAAGCAAAATCTTTTAACAGTAGATATTAAAGACTTATTAAATGAGAAAGATAATATTTTAAATATAAAAATAAAAGATTTAGAACATAAAAAGGCAAATATTTTAAATGTAGATATTAAAGATTTAGAAAATCAGAAATTGAATGTTTCAAATGAAAAAATTAGAAAATTAGAAGATAAAATAAATATTGAACTTCAAACGAAGATTTCTCAAATGAATGAAGAGATTGATACTTTAAGTTTCAAAAAAACAGAACAAAATCTTAGTAATACAAAACTAATAGGTGAGTATATTGTAAATGATTTTCCTATAAAGCCAAAAAAATCTTTGATTATTGCAGTCTCTTTTGTAACGGGATTTATTTTATCAATTTTTATAGTATTTTTCTTAAATTTTATTAGAAAAGATTAA
- a CDS encoding GGDEF domain-containing protein, producing the protein MSSNKKITLIIFSMITILTVIIVVLVAIGSRQTGYEGVKKKAYLTADIVKKSLTSHMVNGNMDQRDIFLNSISQLDNVKDLWVIRAKSVSEQFGKSSLSNENPRDNIDIEVLQTGVEKTVIEESLFNANLRVTIPYTASSMDKPNCLSCHNAKEGEVLGAISLSFDIREDRVSNIVVLLYIIGTIAIFLVIILIYIRKKITPYTSSFDEITKTLKKVHEGNYSIRAKDGVLKEDKEASIWLNELIDKLETVLTGIEKNLTSFVHNRTSNVNLDKLIAKEIIEDISEIYHYKKTIENDLTKDDIYYRLISVLKNKLQIKNFFIFETDLIKDERKTIFASKDVSPCCNLIKNIKESCRAERTNSIIASENFPEICRIASCKNGTEHICIPFFINEQTNIVIHIITKNSEELKHIKYQIGIIKKYLEETKPILESKILMDALRQKNLTDALTGLYNRKYLDEFIDKKLPLEIKDGTTFAIMFLDIDYFKMVNDTYGHDVGDDILRKLAITMKKSISENEFIIRYGGEEFLILMRNPTEESAYNLALKINSEFSKLIFNYNGDTFTKTVSIGYSFYPNDTDQIYKCIKYADISLYEAKETGRNKVIRFSKDILKNGDKLDY; encoded by the coding sequence ATGAGCTCTAATAAAAAAATAACTTTAATAATCTTCTCAATGATTACAATTTTAACAGTAATCATTGTTGTCCTAGTTGCTATTGGTTCAAGACAAACTGGCTATGAAGGTGTCAAGAAAAAAGCTTATTTAACTGCAGATATTGTAAAAAAATCTCTAACAAGTCATATGGTAAATGGAAATATGGACCAAAGAGATATATTTTTAAACAGTATTAGCCAACTTGATAATGTAAAAGATTTATGGGTTATTAGAGCAAAAAGTGTAAGCGAACAGTTTGGGAAGTCTAGCCTATCAAATGAAAATCCAAGAGATAATATAGATATAGAAGTACTCCAAACCGGAGTAGAAAAAACAGTAATAGAAGAGTCTTTATTTAATGCAAATTTAAGAGTTACTATCCCTTATACTGCTTCATCTATGGATAAACCTAATTGTCTATCTTGTCATAATGCAAAAGAGGGAGAAGTTTTAGGAGCAATATCACTTAGCTTTGATATTAGAGAAGATAGAGTTTCAAATATTGTTGTTTTACTTTATATAATTGGTACTATAGCTATATTCTTAGTTATTATTTTAATCTATATAAGAAAAAAAATTACTCCTTATACTAGCTCTTTTGATGAAATAACAAAGACTTTAAAAAAGGTTCATGAGGGTAATTATAGTATTAGAGCAAAAGATGGTGTCTTAAAAGAGGATAAAGAGGCTTCTATTTGGCTAAATGAGCTAATAGATAAACTAGAAACTGTATTAACAGGGATTGAGAAAAATTTAACTTCATTTGTTCATAATAGAACTAGTAATGTAAATCTTGATAAACTAATTGCAAAAGAGATAATCGAAGATATTAGTGAAATTTACCACTATAAAAAAACAATCGAAAATGATTTAACAAAAGATGATATCTATTATAGATTAATAAGTGTTCTAAAAAATAAACTGCAAATTAAGAACTTTTTTATTTTTGAAACAGATTTAATAAAAGATGAAAGAAAAACTATATTTGCCTCTAAAGATGTAAGCCCTTGTTGTAATTTAATTAAAAACATAAAAGAGTCTTGTAGAGCTGAAAGAACAAACAGTATTATTGCTTCTGAAAATTTCCCTGAAATTTGTAGAATTGCATCTTGTAAAAATGGAACTGAACATATTTGTATTCCATTTTTTATAAATGAACAAACAAATATTGTAATTCATATAATCACAAAAAATAGTGAAGAGTTAAAACATATAAAATACCAAATTGGTATAATTAAAAAATATCTTGAAGAGACTAAACCTATTTTAGAAAGCAAAATTTTAATGGATGCTTTAAGACAAAAGAACCTAACAGATGCACTAACAGGTCTTTATAATAGAAAATATTTAGATGAATTTATAGATAAAAAACTACCTCTTGAGATAAAAGATGGAACAACTTTTGCAATAATGTTTCTTGATATTGACTACTTTAAAATGGTAAATGATACTTATGGACATGATGTTGGAGATGATATTTTAAGAAAACTTGCAATTACTATGAAAAAATCAATTAGTGAAAATGAATTTATAATAAGATATGGGGGAGAAGAGTTTTTAATTTTAATGAGAAATCCAACAGAAGAATCAGCTTATAATCTAGCACTAAAAATAAATAGTGAATTCTCAAAATTAATATTTAATTATAATGGAGATACATTTACAAAAACTGTAAGTATTGGGTACTCTTTTTATCCAAATGACACAGACCAAATCTATAAATGTATCAAATATGCAGATATCTCTTTATATGAAGCAAAAGAAACTGGAAGAAATAAAGTTATAAGATTCTCAAAAGATATTCTTAAAAATGGAGATAAACTAGATTATTAA
- a CDS encoding MarC family protein yields the protein MDFFISTFIKIFFIMTPFFVLSVFITITNEATLNEKRKLAVKVTLSVVVISLVLLFFGQHIFKVFGITLDAFKIGAGALLFLTAVGLIYGNKDGQKPTDKNLSDLAVVPLALPITIGPGTIGVLLLMGAEFNSFSKLFLGSLALLCAIFFIGMMLYLSSLIEKFIGKDGLLIISKITGLFLAALSAQIIFDGIKSFFNL from the coding sequence ATGGATTTTTTTATATCAACTTTTATAAAAATCTTTTTTATTATGACTCCATTTTTTGTACTTAGTGTTTTTATAACTATTACTAATGAGGCAACTTTAAATGAAAAGCGAAAATTAGCAGTTAAAGTTACCTTATCTGTTGTAGTTATATCTTTAGTGCTACTTTTTTTTGGACAACATATTTTTAAAGTTTTTGGAATAACTCTTGATGCTTTTAAAATAGGAGCTGGAGCATTACTCTTTTTAACAGCAGTTGGGCTTATATATGGAAATAAAGATGGTCAAAAACCAACAGATAAAAATCTATCTGATTTAGCAGTTGTACCTTTGGCTCTTCCCATTACGATAGGTCCTGGAACTATTGGAGTTTTACTTTTAATGGGAGCTGAATTTAATAGTTTTTCAAAACTATTTTTAGGAAGTTTAGCTTTACTTTGTGCAATATTTTTTATTGGTATGATGCTTTATTTATCAAGTTTAATTGAGAAATTTATAGGGAAAGATGGATTATTAATCATCTCAAAAATTACAGGACTTTTTTTAGCAGCACTCTCTGCTCAAATAATATTTGATGGAATAAAAAGTTTTTTTAATTTATAA
- a CDS encoding Na/Pi cotransporter family protein, whose amino-acid sequence MIKKILFPLLFLVLAYFVLSYESAKEIIAGIAIFLVGMHFMEDGFKLFSGGFLERVLEKFTNSMPKGILNGFLITSILQSSSLTSVILISFLGASLIALESAVYVLLGSSLGSSTTAWIIALFGLKIKISHYAMPIIAFGIFFSFSKKQKQKGFGNILLGLGFIFLGISYMVVGFEELKQSVDLSIYSNDSFLTMVLFFILGAIMTFIVQSSSASIAITLVALASGQILYLNAIALVIGGKIGSTTTTILGSLNSNSNGKRLAFAQFILNLIATIFGILFLVPIVNFIEFLSLKFAITSDAIKLTIFITIFNLSAVLIVIPFLSKLVERLKKMFIPKIKSWSKLEFLDNEALESSKSIVVGLKKENIVLYNKLIKAIKHQLLINDEDIYWNKKHKDKKSPQNSKIDKIYKEKIKNLHDEILDFISFANKNINEDDLKLFDSQKILTKDMYKILKKIRNFYKNINIGVESKNPNISREYIFIKEIFIICIKELENISQNLTIDDIDKIYKTKTLQHKLNSLDNLSTKRVDEFFAQKKLDAIETTKIIKDVSFAILLCQNLINITTTIFIEDSLLLDEDEEDEN is encoded by the coding sequence ATGATTAAAAAAATTTTATTTCCTTTATTATTCTTAGTTTTAGCTTATTTTGTTCTAAGTTATGAGAGTGCAAAAGAGATAATAGCTGGAATTGCTATATTTTTAGTTGGTATGCATTTTATGGAAGATGGTTTTAAACTATTTTCAGGAGGATTTTTAGAAAGAGTTTTAGAGAAATTTACAAATAGTATGCCAAAAGGTATTTTAAATGGTTTTTTAATAACTTCTATTCTTCAAAGTTCATCTCTTACAAGTGTTATTTTAATCTCTTTTTTAGGAGCATCTTTAATAGCTTTAGAAAGTGCAGTTTATGTACTTTTAGGTTCTAGTTTAGGTTCATCTACAACAGCATGGATTATTGCTCTATTTGGATTAAAAATAAAAATATCACACTATGCTATGCCAATAATTGCTTTTGGAATATTTTTTAGCTTTTCAAAAAAACAAAAACAAAAAGGTTTTGGAAATATTCTTTTAGGTCTTGGTTTTATATTTTTGGGAATTTCTTATATGGTAGTTGGTTTTGAAGAATTAAAACAGAGTGTTGATTTATCTATTTATTCAAATGATAGTTTTTTAACTATGGTTTTATTTTTTATTTTGGGTGCAATTATGACTTTTATTGTTCAATCAAGTTCAGCTAGTATTGCTATTACTTTAGTTGCACTTGCTAGTGGTCAAATATTGTATTTAAATGCTATAGCTTTGGTTATTGGTGGAAAGATAGGAAGCACAACAACTACAATTTTAGGAAGTTTAAATTCAAATTCGAATGGAAAAAGATTAGCTTTTGCACAGTTTATTCTAAATCTTATTGCAACAATTTTTGGAATACTATTTTTAGTTCCAATTGTAAATTTTATAGAGTTTTTATCTTTAAAATTTGCAATTACAAGTGATGCTATAAAACTTACTATTTTTATTACAATTTTTAATCTAAGTGCAGTTTTAATAGTAATTCCATTTTTATCAAAATTAGTAGAAAGACTTAAGAAAATGTTTATTCCAAAAATAAAATCTTGGTCAAAACTAGAGTTTTTGGATAATGAAGCTTTGGAATCTTCAAAATCAATAGTTGTAGGACTTAAGAAAGAGAATATTGTTTTATATAATAAATTAATAAAAGCTATAAAACATCAACTTTTAATAAATGATGAAGATATCTACTGGAATAAAAAGCATAAGGATAAAAAAAGTCCACAAAACTCTAAAATTGATAAGATATATAAAGAGAAAATTAAGAATTTACATGATGAGATTTTGGATTTTATATCATTTGCAAATAAAAATATTAACGAAGATGATTTAAAATTATTTGATAGTCAAAAAATACTTACAAAAGATATGTATAAAATTTTGAAAAAAATTAGGAATTTTTATAAAAATATAAATATCGGAGTAGAAAGTAAAAATCCAAATATTAGTAGAGAGTATATATTTATAAAGGAAATTTTCATAATTTGTATAAAAGAGCTTGAAAATATATCACAAAATCTTACTATTGATGATATTGATAAAATCTACAAAACAAAAACTTTACAACATAAACTAAACTCTTTAGATAACTTAAGTACTAAAAGAGTTGATGAGTTTTTTGCTCAAAAAAAATTAGATGCAATAGAAACTACAAAAATTATAAAAGATGTATCATTTGCAATACTTTTGTGTCAAAATTTAATTAATATTACTACAACTATTTTTATTGAAGATAGTTTACTTTTAGATGAGGATGAAGAAGATGAAAATTAA
- a CDS encoding ComF family protein: MLCLSCNKLSLQIICKTCQTTLLEPNFHKKELEKDFFVYSFYDYKDLEDLIQSKYYFYGDRVFNILAKLSFKKFATNFTFTHPILAIAIDDHTRHDFSQTAILSKHLKSEFIKPIFNTLKASNIVKYAGKNLEFRQKNPRKFIYNGIKNCDVILVDDVLTTGTTLLEARKVLKKHKVNVLFALTLCSFLN, from the coding sequence ATGCTTTGTCTATCTTGTAATAAACTATCTTTACAAATTATTTGTAAAACTTGTCAAACTACACTTCTTGAGCCAAATTTTCATAAAAAAGAGTTAGAAAAGGATTTTTTTGTTTACTCTTTTTATGATTATAAAGATTTAGAAGATTTAATCCAAAGTAAATATTATTTTTATGGAGATAGAGTCTTTAATATTTTAGCAAAACTTAGTTTTAAAAAGTTTGCTACTAATTTCACTTTTACTCACCCTATTTTAGCAATTGCAATAGATGATCATACAAGACATGATTTTTCCCAAACTGCAATATTGTCTAAACATTTAAAATCAGAGTTTATAAAACCTATTTTTAATACCTTAAAAGCTTCAAATATTGTCAAATATGCTGGAAAGAATTTGGAGTTTAGACAAAAGAATCCACGAAAATTTATATATAATGGAATAAAAAACTGTGATGTGATTTTAGTTGATGATGTACTTACAACAGGTACAACTCTATTAGAAGCTAGAAAAGTTTTAAAAAAACATAAAGTAAATGTACTCTTTGCTCTTACTCTATGTTCTTTTTTAAATTAA
- the hisH gene encoding imidazole glycerol phosphate synthase subunit HisH yields MLGIIDYNMGNLASVYNACSKFTKDVKIIKNPNDVQNLDKLILPGVGAYKDAMEHLEQSGLKDPILEFAKTGKPLLGICLGMQLLFESSEEFGHTKGLGLIEGKVVAFDKDKIEKDLKIPHMGWNKLINKDNPLFSGLENPYLYFVHSFHAITKENYIIGKTTYGYTFASAVNKNNIFGFQPHPEKSHNNGLKILENFINL; encoded by the coding sequence ATGCTAGGAATTATTGATTATAATATGGGAAATTTAGCAAGTGTTTATAATGCTTGTTCAAAGTTTACAAAAGATGTAAAGATTATAAAAAATCCAAATGATGTACAAAATTTAGACAAATTAATTCTTCCAGGAGTTGGAGCATATAAAGATGCTATGGAACATTTAGAGCAAAGTGGCTTAAAAGACCCTATTTTAGAGTTTGCAAAAACAGGAAAACCACTTTTAGGAATTTGTCTTGGAATGCAACTACTTTTTGAAAGTAGTGAAGAGTTTGGGCATACAAAAGGTTTAGGTTTAATTGAGGGAAAAGTTGTAGCCTTTGATAAAGATAAAATAGAAAAAGATTTAAAAATTCCACATATGGGATGGAATAAATTAATAAATAAAGATAATCCTCTTTTTAGTGGTCTAGAAAATCCTTATTTATATTTTGTACACTCTTTTCATGCTATAACAAAAGAGAATTATATTATTGGAAAAACAACATATGGCTACACATTTGCAAGTGCTGTAAATAAAAATAATATTTTTGGATTTCAACCACACCCTGAAAAATCACACAATAATGGACTTAAAATTTTAGAAAATTTTATAAACTTATAA